A single Candidatus Omnitrophota bacterium DNA region contains:
- a CDS encoding HAD family phosphatase, producing MEKTNKFVKAVIFDMDGVIVDSMPYHFLAWYEALRPLGVRVSCFDVYSKEGERWEKTLRSLLNQASITPTRKVLQEVFLRRQKIFKKYFKRNIFKGVNELLVCLRSKGYSLGLVTGSPKVEVERILSKNTRSFFDCLVCGNEVKHGKPHPEPYLKAAKLLKVKPQECVVVENAPYGIDSAKRAGMICIAVSTSLPKEYLKPADFIVSDLREITGLNILTTCKL from the coding sequence ATGGAAAAAACAAATAAGTTCGTTAAGGCGGTTATATTTGATATGGATGGAGTAATTGTTGATTCTATGCCGTATCATTTCCTTGCTTGGTATGAGGCTTTGCGCCCCTTAGGGGTAAGGGTAAGTTGTTTTGATGTTTACTCCAAGGAAGGCGAGCGCTGGGAGAAGACATTAAGAAGCCTTCTTAATCAGGCAAGTATAACACCAACAAGAAAAGTTTTGCAGGAAGTATTCTTAAGGAGGCAGAAGATATTCAAAAAATATTTCAAGCGGAATATCTTCAAAGGAGTAAATGAGCTTTTGGTTTGTTTAAGGTCAAAGGGTTATTCTTTGGGGTTAGTTACCGGCAGCCCAAAGGTAGAGGTAGAGAGGATTTTATCTAAGAATACAAGAAGCTTCTTTGATTGCCTGGTTTGTGGTAATGAAGTTAAACACGGAAAACCTCACCCTGAGCCATATTTAAAAGCCGCCAAGCTTCTTAAAGTTAAGCCTCAAGAGTGTGTAGTTGTAGAAAATGCGCCTTATGGCATAGATTCAGCTAAAAGGGCGGGTATGATCTGTATTGCCGTTTCCACCAGCCTTCCTAAAGAGTACTTAAAGCCTGCAGATTTTATTGTTAGCGACTTGAGAGAAATTACCGGTTTAAATATTCTAACTACTTGTAAATTATAG
- a CDS encoding anti-sigma factor antagonist (This anti-anti-sigma factor, or anti-sigma factor antagonist, belongs to a family that includes characterized members SpoIIAA, RsbV, RsfA, and RsfB.) has product MEIKARQNNDVIILDLSGRIDVNAANFVEVVGQCVHDGYRDILCNFDDVEFIDYMGVSVIVIAYKEVVNNNGRMKFMNIPVHAKNIFSISGIDRVVEIYASEDLAVNSFKEDKIIEDIKKMQLRRRFKRLPIDIKTEIVLKSGKAPQCLHVDILNLSAVGAFIFGCKEFKLGDNVMLKLKLPPNSEELNLDAKVVWIPDKQVQPHFHPGIGVEFINISNADQKTLVDFIERNLSYLSSE; this is encoded by the coding sequence ATGGAGATAAAAGCAAGGCAGAATAATGATGTCATAATATTGGATCTTTCCGGGCGTATTGATGTTAATGCCGCAAATTTTGTTGAAGTAGTTGGCCAATGCGTCCACGACGGATACAGGGATATTTTGTGTAATTTTGATGATGTTGAGTTTATTGACTATATGGGGGTTTCTGTTATTGTTATCGCTTATAAAGAAGTTGTTAATAATAATGGCAGGATGAAGTTTATGAATATCCCCGTCCATGCGAAAAATATTTTTTCTATTTCCGGTATAGATAGAGTAGTTGAAATTTATGCTTCAGAAGACCTGGCGGTAAATAGTTTTAAAGAAGATAAGATTATTGAAGACATAAAAAAGATGCAATTAAGACGCAGGTTTAAGCGCCTTCCTATTGATATTAAGACTGAGATTGTCCTTAAGTCAGGCAAAGCTCCTCAATGCCTGCATGTTGATATCTTAAATTTAAGTGCTGTTGGCGCTTTTATCTTTGGCTGCAAAGAATTTAAGCTTGGGGATAATGTAATGTTAAAGCTTAAGCTTCCTCCTAATTCGGAAGAGCTTAATCTGGATGCAAAAGTAGTTTGGATCCCCGATAAGCAAGTCCAGCCGCATTTTCATCCCGGCATCGGAGTTGAATTTATTAATATTTCTAATGCTGATCAAAAAACACTTGTTGATTTTATTGAAAGAAACCTTTCTTACCTTTCTTCAGAATAA
- a CDS encoding OsmC family protein, translated as MYQVEVIHVKDLAFEVKSGEESFVIDAKGKGLTPLDALLSGLGSCVGVYIRKYAESSNLGLEKFKVSVEAELTKESPFMFKIISVSVDLNGVGLDERRKNALSEFIKNCPVHNTLKGNPQIQVKIL; from the coding sequence ATGTATCAAGTTGAAGTTATTCATGTTAAGGATTTAGCTTTTGAGGTAAAGTCAGGAGAGGAAAGCTTTGTTATTGATGCAAAAGGTAAGGGATTAACTCCGCTGGATGCGCTTTTGTCCGGGTTAGGAAGCTGTGTCGGAGTTTATATCCGTAAATATGCCGAAAGTTCAAATCTTGGGTTAGAGAAATTTAAAGTTAGCGTTGAAGCGGAACTAACTAAAGAATCGCCTTTTATGTTTAAGATAATTAGTGTTAGTGTTGATTTAAATGGTGTTGGATTGGACGAGCGAAGAAAGAACGCTTTAAGTGAATTTATAAAGAATTGCCCTGTCCACAACACTTTAAAAGGTAACCCTCAAATCCAGGTTAAGATTCTCTGA